A part of Miscanthus floridulus cultivar M001 chromosome 6, ASM1932011v1, whole genome shotgun sequence genomic DNA contains:
- the LOC136458019 gene encoding rapid alkalinization factor-like, with the protein MARLLRAAAVLALLMAVSVAALSAAPASAGGVAVGDLAQLAGAVVIRRGGRTCRGGTVGECMEYFGADAEGEGDVAGMATGGSKRRVLQGGSGYIGYDALRRDNVPCSQRGASYYNCQPGAEANPYSRGCSAITQCRG; encoded by the coding sequence ATGGCGCGCCtgctccgcgccgccgccgtcctcgcgCTCCTGATGGCCGTGTCCGTGGCCGCGCTCTCGGCGGCGCCGGCGTCGGCGGGCGGCGTGGCCGTCGGCGACCTGGCCCAGCTGGCCGGCGCCGTCGTGATCCGGCGCGGCGGGCGGACGTGCCGCGGCGGCACGGTGGGCGAGTGCATGGAGTACTTCGGCGCGGACGCCGAGGGCGAGGGCGACGTCGCGGGCATGGCCACCGGCGGCAGCAAGCGCCGGGTGCTGCAGGGCGGCTCCGGCTACATTGGCTACGACGCGCTGCGCAGGGACAACGTGCCCTGCTCGCAGCGCGGCGCGTCCTACTACAACTGCCAGCCCGGCGCCGAGGCCAACCCCTACTCCCGCGGCTGCAGCGCCATCACCCAGTGCAGGGGCTGA